Proteins from one Leptonema illini DSM 21528 genomic window:
- a CDS encoding IS3 family transposase, with protein MKFAWIQENRSEFSVRKMCRVLDVSESGFYESQIRPPSQRSTEDARIVEAIRVIADETFGTYGSPRVTPELHNTGMKVNRKRVERLMRENDISARNPRVFRVKTTDSNHELPVSPDLVQRNFEPGALDRIWVTDITYIETTGGFAYLTTFMDLGNREIVGWKLSDNMRSESIVAALRQALNRRGQNTKGLIIHSDRGVQYASKEYRDVLKGKKISQSMSRKGNCWDNAVQESFFHTLKTECLYRIGFFPNFEDLRRILFDYIEVFYNRRRRHSALGYLSPVAYAQQIA; from the coding sequence ATGAAATTCGCCTGGATACAGGAGAATCGCTCCGAGTTTTCGGTAAGGAAGATGTGCCGTGTGCTTGATGTATCGGAGAGCGGCTTTTATGAATCACAGATTCGACCTCCTTCACAGCGCTCAACAGAAGATGCTCGAATTGTGGAAGCAATCAGAGTGATCGCTGATGAAACGTTTGGTACCTATGGCAGTCCTCGCGTGACTCCGGAGCTCCATAATACAGGCATGAAAGTTAACCGAAAGCGGGTGGAAAGGCTGATGAGGGAAAACGACATTTCTGCAAGAAATCCGAGGGTTTTTCGTGTAAAGACGACGGATTCCAATCATGAATTGCCGGTTTCGCCCGATCTTGTTCAGCGAAACTTTGAGCCAGGTGCACTTGATCGAATCTGGGTAACTGATATCACCTATATCGAAACAACCGGAGGATTCGCTTACCTGACGACCTTCATGGACCTTGGAAATCGTGAAATCGTCGGCTGGAAACTTTCTGACAATATGCGATCGGAGTCGATCGTTGCCGCTTTGAGGCAGGCCTTGAATCGAAGGGGGCAGAATACCAAAGGCCTGATTATACATTCAGATCGTGGGGTACAATATGCATCGAAAGAGTATCGTGATGTATTGAAAGGTAAGAAGATAAGCCAGAGCATGAGTCGCAAAGGGAACTGCTGGGACAATGCTGTTCAGGAATCGTTCTTCCATACCTTGAAAACTGAATGTTTATACAGAATCGGGTTTTTTCCGAATTTTGAAGACCTACGAAGAATTCTGTTTGACTATATCGAAGTGTTCTACAACCGTAGAAGGAGGCATTCTGCTCTCGGGTACTTAAGCCCGGTAGCTTATGCACAGCAAATTGCATGA
- a CDS encoding amidase, with translation MEDLHYLSLKEASIGMRDLKISPVAVVEACLKRIESLNIDTNAFITVLGDSALKEAAQAESEIRAGHWRGPLHGIPVGLKDMYDTEGIRTTAAFKHFKDRIPKADAAVVRSLKQAGAIIIGKMNMHELAMGTTSNASYFGPVRNPWNPEYIAGGSSGGSAAAVAAGMCFATIDTDAIGSCRLPASCCGVAGYKCTWGRIDNSGILAGEKADDVILKLATVGIMAREVADIVAVVECLTGSSSAGYPNNEAAKPSIGIVMNYAASPDIRAHFEAAAAAFKEAGHVTQETTVPFTENPDMKNMERYRQSANDDLFGNVDVLILPTTAGEVLTAKAAGKNPQALSAQNTFFVNYYGLPAISVPCEFDANGLPVGLQIVGRQNQDDVVLQVAQAYQSVTRWHTMHPER, from the coding sequence ATGGAAGACCTGCACTATTTAAGTCTGAAAGAAGCGAGCATCGGGATGCGCGATCTGAAGATCTCACCCGTCGCCGTCGTCGAGGCCTGCTTGAAGAGAATCGAATCTCTGAACATTGATACAAACGCCTTTATTACGGTGCTCGGCGACAGCGCTCTGAAAGAAGCGGCGCAGGCCGAAAGCGAAATCAGAGCCGGTCACTGGCGCGGGCCTTTACATGGCATACCGGTCGGCCTGAAAGACATGTATGATACGGAAGGCATCAGAACTACGGCCGCATTCAAGCACTTCAAAGACCGTATACCGAAAGCCGATGCCGCCGTCGTCCGAAGCCTGAAGCAGGCCGGCGCCATCATTATCGGAAAGATGAACATGCATGAACTGGCAATGGGCACAACATCCAACGCAAGCTATTTCGGGCCGGTTCGTAACCCATGGAATCCTGAGTATATCGCCGGAGGATCATCCGGAGGCTCCGCCGCCGCTGTAGCTGCCGGCATGTGTTTTGCCACCATCGACACCGATGCCATCGGCTCCTGCCGTCTGCCCGCATCCTGTTGCGGAGTCGCCGGCTACAAATGCACCTGGGGCAGGATCGACAACAGTGGAATCCTTGCCGGCGAAAAGGCCGATGACGTCATTCTCAAACTGGCAACCGTCGGCATTATGGCACGCGAGGTCGCCGATATTGTCGCTGTCGTCGAATGTTTAACCGGATCATCGTCTGCCGGTTATCCTAATAACGAAGCGGCAAAACCGTCTATCGGAATAGTAATGAACTATGCTGCAAGCCCCGATATTCGCGCCCACTTTGAAGCAGCCGCAGCGGCCTTTAAAGAGGCCGGGCATGTGACTCAAGAGACGACTGTGCCATTCACCGAAAATCCTGACATGAAGAATATGGAGAGATACCGTCAATCTGCGAACGATGATCTTTTCGGGAATGTTGATGTGCTGATCCTTCCCACGACGGCCGGGGAGGTTCTTACAGCAAAGGCAGCGGGCAAAAATCCTCAGGCCTTATCGGCGCAGAATACGTTCTTTGTGAACTATTACGGCCTGCCCGCTATCTCCGTACCATGCGAATTCGATGCGAACGGCTTACCCGTCGGCTTGCAGATCGTTGGAAGGCAGAACCAAGATGACGTCGTTCTACAGGTAGCGCAGGCCTACCAGAGCGTTACCCGCTGGCATACGATGCATCCGGAACGGTGA
- a CDS encoding transposase — protein sequence MAVDRWIRGGKTSKEVADDLGISVNSLRAWKALYLSEPGGPQQQNLQEEVNRLKKEVMELQEERDILKKSVAIFLKPRK from the coding sequence ATGGCGGTGGATCGGTGGATTCGCGGCGGCAAAACCAGCAAGGAAGTAGCCGACGATCTTGGAATCTCTGTCAATTCCTTGAGAGCATGGAAAGCGCTGTATCTATCAGAACCGGGTGGACCCCAGCAGCAAAACCTGCAAGAGGAAGTTAATCGTTTAAAAAAGGAAGTCATGGAGCTACAGGAGGAGCGCGATATTCTAAAAAAGTCCGTTGCCATCTTCTTGAAACCCCGAAAATGA
- a CDS encoding vitamin B12-dependent ribonucleotide reductase: MRISRFYTKTAHDQPFSNEEEHPARKSRVWNAFSWDRRTSRIQNPDGRVIFEARDIEVPEAWSQVAVDIIAQKYFRKAGVPRFTRPVHEEGIPLWLQRRVPDEERLAELPADDRYGSETSGKEVFHRLSGCWTYWGYKNGYFSSEDDALAFYEEMIFMLADQIAAPNSPQWFNTGLHWAYGIDGKSQGHYYVDPHTKELIASRSSYERPQPHACFIQSVGDDLVNEGGIMDLWVREARLFKYGSGTGTNFSSLRGEGEPLSGGGKSSGLMSFLKIGDRAAGAIKSGGTTRRAAKMVCLDMDHPDIEEFVNWKVHEEQKVVELVMGSKLANQHLNRIMKAVQGSTASDDSKYDMHKNAELKKAVLEAKRSMIPDSYILRVIDLVKQGFTSILFEEMTTDWQSKAYQTVSGQNSNNSVRITNDFMNAVERDLDWNLYWRTEIEKANEENRPAKAVRSVKARKLWDDIAYAAWACADPGLQFDTTINEWHTCPTDGPIRASNPCSEYMFLDDTACNLASLNLVKFLNQKSSEFDDLAFRHSTRLWTIVLEISVTMAQFPSREIALLSYEFRTLGLGYANLGSMLMRMGISYDSDKGRNIAGAITAIMHMNSAATSAEMAQELGAFAGYQKNREHMLRVFRNHRRAAYNAPDSEYEGLTVKPVGIDEAHCPSYLLEAARAEADRALELGEQFGFRNAQMTVIAPTGTIGLVMDCDTTGIEPDFALVKYKKLAGGGYFKIINQSVPPALDHLGYTAEQIDDIIKYATGRGTLKDAPHINHVSLKQKGFDDAALEKVEAQLASAFDISFVFNAFTLGEELMKKLSGQDPATLPVTFNLLESLGFTKEQIRAANDYVTGTLTVEGAPHLKEEHLPIFDCANKCGRYGQRYLSWKSHILMMAAAQPFISGAISKTINLPAHATLDEVKQAYDLSFRVMNKAIALYRDGSKLSQPLNIQVEDEEELQLEEEPATVAAAAPRVEKVVEQIEKIVRRQRLPLRRAGYTQKATVGGHKIYLRTGEYEDGRLGEIFLDMHKEGAAFRSLMNCFAISVSLGLQYGVPLEEFVDAFVYTKFEPNGMVQGNPHIKMSTSIIDYIFRELAVTYLSRYELAHVDIEDTRPDSVQSSHVSSPIAPQNEPQAQPSGDLAVAERPAAPSWVVVKSDDGAAAQQKESKASLSTLARMKGYEGDACPECGQFTMVRNGTCLKCMSCGSTTGCS; encoded by the coding sequence ATGAGAATCAGCCGTTTCTATACAAAGACAGCACACGACCAACCCTTTAGTAATGAAGAAGAGCATCCTGCCAGGAAAAGCCGGGTATGGAATGCCTTTTCCTGGGATCGACGCACATCCCGTATCCAGAACCCCGATGGCCGGGTGATCTTCGAGGCCCGTGACATCGAGGTGCCCGAGGCATGGTCTCAGGTCGCCGTCGACATCATTGCACAGAAATACTTCCGTAAAGCGGGCGTTCCTCGCTTTACCCGCCCCGTTCATGAAGAGGGAATCCCGCTGTGGCTGCAGCGTCGCGTTCCCGACGAAGAGCGTCTGGCCGAGCTGCCTGCCGACGATCGCTACGGCTCAGAGACGTCGGGCAAAGAGGTCTTCCATCGCCTTTCGGGCTGCTGGACCTACTGGGGCTACAAAAACGGCTACTTCTCTTCTGAAGACGATGCTCTGGCCTTCTACGAAGAGATGATTTTCATGCTGGCCGACCAGATTGCCGCTCCGAACTCTCCGCAGTGGTTCAATACGGGTCTGCACTGGGCCTATGGCATCGACGGCAAAAGCCAGGGCCACTACTATGTCGATCCGCATACAAAAGAACTCATCGCTTCTCGCAGCTCCTACGAGCGTCCGCAGCCGCATGCCTGCTTCATTCAGTCTGTCGGCGACGACCTGGTGAACGAAGGCGGCATCATGGATCTGTGGGTCCGTGAGGCTCGTCTTTTCAAATACGGCTCGGGCACAGGCACGAACTTCTCTTCTCTTAGAGGAGAAGGCGAACCTCTGTCCGGCGGCGGCAAGTCCTCGGGACTGATGAGCTTCCTCAAGATCGGCGACCGTGCGGCCGGTGCGATCAAGTCGGGCGGCACGACGAGACGCGCTGCGAAGATGGTCTGCCTTGATATGGACCATCCCGATATCGAAGAGTTCGTAAACTGGAAGGTGCATGAAGAGCAGAAGGTCGTCGAGCTTGTGATGGGCTCGAAGCTGGCCAACCAGCATCTGAACCGCATCATGAAGGCCGTGCAGGGCTCTACGGCATCCGACGATTCGAAATACGACATGCACAAGAACGCCGAGCTGAAAAAGGCGGTGCTTGAGGCGAAGCGTTCGATGATTCCCGACAGCTACATCCTGCGTGTCATCGACCTTGTGAAGCAGGGCTTTACGTCCATCCTCTTCGAAGAGATGACGACGGACTGGCAGTCCAAGGCCTATCAGACGGTTTCGGGTCAGAACTCCAATAACTCCGTACGCATCACCAACGACTTCATGAACGCCGTCGAGCGTGATCTCGACTGGAATCTCTACTGGCGCACCGAGATTGAGAAGGCGAACGAAGAGAACCGTCCGGCAAAAGCAGTGCGCAGCGTGAAGGCACGCAAGCTGTGGGATGATATCGCCTACGCTGCATGGGCCTGCGCCGATCCGGGGCTGCAATTCGATACGACGATTAACGAATGGCATACCTGCCCGACTGACGGTCCGATCCGCGCATCGAATCCCTGCTCGGAATACATGTTCCTCGACGATACGGCCTGTAACCTGGCGTCGCTGAACCTGGTGAAATTCCTGAACCAGAAGTCGTCGGAGTTCGACGATCTGGCCTTCCGTCATTCGACACGCCTGTGGACGATCGTGCTTGAGATCTCGGTGACGATGGCCCAGTTCCCGTCCCGTGAGATCGCCCTGCTCTCCTATGAGTTCCGCACGCTCGGCCTGGGTTATGCGAACCTCGGCTCGATGCTCATGCGTATGGGCATCAGCTATGATAGCGATAAAGGCCGCAACATCGCCGGCGCCATCACCGCCATCATGCACATGAACTCGGCGGCGACGTCGGCTGAGATGGCGCAGGAGCTCGGAGCCTTCGCCGGTTACCAGAAGAACCGCGAGCACATGCTGCGCGTCTTCCGCAACCACCGTCGTGCGGCGTATAACGCTCCCGATAGCGAATATGAAGGCCTGACGGTGAAGCCGGTCGGTATCGACGAGGCGCATTGCCCGTCCTATCTGCTTGAGGCTGCCCGCGCCGAAGCCGATCGCGCCCTCGAACTGGGCGAGCAATTCGGATTCCGCAACGCTCAGATGACGGTGATCGCTCCGACGGGAACGATCGGCCTGGTGATGGACTGCGATACGACCGGTATCGAGCCCGACTTCGCCCTTGTGAAATACAAGAAGCTGGCCGGCGGCGGTTACTTCAAGATCATCAACCAGTCCGTTCCGCCCGCTCTCGATCACCTCGGTTATACGGCCGAGCAGATCGACGATATCATCAAGTATGCGACGGGACGCGGCACGTTGAAGGACGCTCCGCATATCAACCATGTCTCTCTGAAGCAGAAGGGATTCGACGACGCCGCTCTGGAAAAGGTCGAAGCGCAGCTGGCCTCAGCCTTCGATATCAGCTTCGTCTTCAACGCCTTCACGCTCGGCGAAGAATTGATGAAGAAGCTTTCCGGACAGGATCCGGCGACGCTGCCCGTAACCTTCAACCTGCTGGAATCTCTCGGTTTCACAAAAGAACAGATCCGTGCAGCGAACGACTACGTAACGGGCACGCTGACGGTAGAAGGCGCTCCTCACCTGAAAGAAGAGCATCTGCCGATCTTCGACTGTGCGAACAAATGCGGTCGTTACGGCCAGCGTTATCTTTCCTGGAAGAGCCACATCCTCATGATGGCGGCGGCACAGCCGTTCATCTCGGGCGCCATCTCGAAGACGATCAACCTGCCCGCCCACGCCACTCTCGACGAGGTAAAGCAGGCCTACGATCTTTCGTTCCGTGTGATGAACAAGGCCATCGCTCTCTATCGCGACGGATCAAAGCTATCGCAGCCGCTGAATATTCAGGTCGAAGACGAAGAAGAGCTGCAGCTTGAAGAAGAGCCTGCGACCGTCGCCGCGGCGGCTCCGCGAGTCGAGAAGGTGGTCGAGCAGATCGAAAAGATCGTGCGTCGTCAGCGACTTCCGCTGCGTCGTGCCGGCTATACCCAGAAGGCAACCGTCGGCGGCCATAAGATCTATCTGCGCACCGGCGAATATGAAGACGGTCGTCTTGGCGAGATCTTCCTTGATATGCATAAAGAAGGGGCGGCCTTCCGTTCTCTGATGAACTGCTTTGCCATTTCCGTTTCTCTTGGCCTGCAATACGGCGTTCCTCTTGAGGAGTTTGTCGATGCCTTCGTTTATACGAAGTTCGAGCCGAACGGCATGGTGCAGGGCAATCCGCATATCAAGATGTCGACGTCGATCATCGACTACATCTTCCGTGAGCTGGCCGTCACCTATCTCAGCCGCTATGAGCTGGCCCATGTCGACATCGAAGACACACGGCCCGACTCCGTGCAGTCGTCACACGTCAGCTCGCCGATCGCTCCGCAGAATGAGCCCCAGGCTCAGCCGTCCGGCGATCTGGCAGTAGCCGAGCGCCCCGCTGCTCCGTCCTGGGTTGTCGTCAAATCCGATGACGGTGCGGCAGCTCAGCAAAAAGAAAGTAAGGCCAGCCTGAGCACACTGGCCCGCATGAAAGGCTACGAAGGCGATGCCTGCCCTGAATGCGGTCAGTTCACGATGGTGCGCAACGGCACCTGTCTCAAATGCATGAGCTGCGGCTCGACGACCGGCTGTTCCTGA
- a CDS encoding acyl-CoA thioesterase — MAHKTFEIEKKVRMQHCDPGGVVFTPQYFNLFVEVLEDWFADALRHPFSQLISQDSSGTPAMHIEARFHAPSKLGDTLAFRLHLERLRSSTALIHISARCASERRCSMKFLYGFSRLGSFGLTPWPDELRERMAEFLKE; from the coding sequence GTGGCTCATAAGACATTCGAAATCGAGAAAAAGGTGCGCATGCAACACTGCGACCCTGGCGGCGTTGTGTTTACTCCGCAGTATTTCAATCTCTTTGTGGAGGTTCTGGAGGACTGGTTCGCCGATGCACTCAGGCATCCGTTCTCTCAACTGATATCACAGGATTCTTCGGGAACGCCGGCGATGCATATCGAAGCGAGGTTTCACGCCCCATCAAAACTCGGCGATACGCTTGCGTTCCGGCTTCATCTGGAGAGGCTGCGTAGCAGCACGGCCCTGATTCATATCTCTGCTCGCTGTGCGAGTGAAAGACGCTGCTCGATGAAATTCCTGTACGGCTTTTCGAGGCTGGGGTCGTTTGGATTAACACCCTGGCCTGATGAGCTGCGCGAGCGGATGGCGGAGTTTCTTAAAGAATGA
- a CDS encoding helix-turn-helix domain-containing protein, with amino-acid sequence MKPEKKPDFLNRLSASLSEKGRENAGKQAEAMLFQIKLAELRKAMGLRQEDVETFSQSSLSKIESRADIKISTLREYLDSIGMQLEIKARPRKAGAAKKKEYVLLKT; translated from the coding sequence ATGAAGCCCGAGAAAAAGCCCGACTTCCTGAATCGTTTGAGTGCTTCGCTTTCAGAAAAAGGTCGTGAAAACGCCGGAAAGCAGGCAGAGGCGATGCTCTTCCAGATAAAGCTGGCGGAGCTGCGCAAGGCTATGGGTCTGCGTCAGGAAGATGTGGAGACTTTCAGCCAGTCGAGTCTTTCCAAGATCGAATCGCGTGCAGACATTAAGATATCGACGCTTCGAGAATACCTGGATTCTATCGGCATGCAGCTTGAAATTAAAGCAAGGCCGCGTAAGGCCGGTGCTGCAAAGAAGAAGGAATACGTTTTGTTGAAGACATGA
- a CDS encoding S26 family signal peptidase, which produces MKAVTVTVALAILCGCVNRSAVGSEANLPTLHLNQEIRIVSGEPERGMLVAVGWDRDPGKVFVYRLMGMPGDTIRLISDDICKGASSCSGRAGVIGTLFEYRINGGTEWQRAEQTVTDSLPAAIARNVQESETLQKRAEFDGQPIILSEKIGQRQYYIVEMQEKTIVPGLCNTIETTGCTIPPDQYFVLGDNRDDARDSRFMGFVNRKNYSGIVRAD; this is translated from the coding sequence ATGAAAGCTGTAACTGTGACCGTAGCGTTGGCGATTCTCTGCGGATGCGTAAACCGTTCGGCTGTTGGCTCAGAAGCGAATCTACCAACACTGCACCTGAATCAGGAGATTCGCATTGTCAGCGGCGAGCCAGAAAGAGGGATGCTTGTCGCCGTTGGATGGGACCGGGATCCAGGAAAGGTCTTTGTGTACCGGTTAATGGGAATGCCCGGAGACACAATCCGGCTCATAAGCGATGATATATGCAAAGGTGCGTCATCATGTTCCGGTCGCGCCGGAGTGATCGGAACTCTTTTTGAGTATCGTATAAATGGCGGTACAGAGTGGCAACGGGCAGAACAAACGGTCACAGATTCTCTGCCGGCTGCTATAGCACGAAATGTTCAAGAATCCGAAACTCTACAAAAAAGAGCAGAATTCGATGGGCAACCGATCATTCTCTCTGAGAAAATAGGTCAGCGACAGTACTATATCGTGGAGATGCAGGAAAAAACCATTGTTCCAGGCCTCTGCAACACAATCGAAACGACAGGATGTACCATTCCTCCCGATCAATACTTTGTTTTGGGCGACAATAGAGATGACGCACGCGATTCACGCTTCATGGGCTTCGTGAACCGCAAAAACTACTCGGGCATTGTTCGAGCAGATTGA
- a CDS encoding alpha/beta hydrolase: MRRFWSGRFSMLISSLLTAVVVFALFAFFFGCVVVRPILFPAPATAPVPEAPDGSLIEIKSENSGGSAGRTVRGYLMRPRGPSDRLLLIFHGNGATMDGDVDLGMAFAGRAWNVLLVEYPGYGLSSDSSPSESKIYADAEALLLHVQRQLGIDAGRTAALGHSLGSAVAVEMAARGHVQRIALVSPFTSAPAVGAFHFMPPGLKWLPYLITCDRFNNLSKAKSIESPVLIVHGRNDTVVPFYMGEELHAAFPESVFLAVESDHNDVFFRMSENQWQRLFSFLLF; this comes from the coding sequence ATGCGCAGATTCTGGAGCGGGCGATTTTCTATGCTGATCTCAAGCTTACTCACAGCGGTCGTCGTCTTTGCTCTTTTCGCCTTCTTTTTCGGATGTGTGGTCGTCCGTCCGATCTTATTTCCTGCGCCTGCGACGGCGCCTGTACCCGAGGCGCCTGACGGCTCGCTCATCGAAATCAAAAGCGAAAATAGTGGTGGAAGCGCCGGCCGTACTGTGCGCGGCTATCTCATGCGTCCGCGGGGACCGAGCGATCGTCTGCTGCTGATCTTTCATGGCAACGGCGCGACGATGGACGGCGATGTCGATCTCGGCATGGCCTTCGCCGGCCGTGCATGGAACGTGCTTCTTGTCGAGTATCCCGGTTACGGCCTTTCGTCTGACAGCTCACCCTCTGAATCGAAGATCTATGCCGATGCCGAGGCGCTACTGCTTCATGTGCAGCGACAGTTGGGCATTGATGCCGGCAGAACGGCGGCGCTCGGCCATTCGCTCGGTTCAGCCGTTGCCGTCGAGATGGCTGCAAGAGGTCATGTTCAACGCATTGCCCTTGTATCGCCGTTCACATCGGCGCCCGCCGTCGGAGCCTTTCACTTCATGCCGCCCGGATTGAAATGGCTGCCTTACCTCATTACCTGCGATCGCTTTAATAATCTGAGTAAGGCGAAATCGATCGAAAGCCCGGTCTTAATCGTTCATGGACGTAATGATACGGTTGTGCCTTTTTATATGGGTGAGGAATTGCACGCCGCCTTTCCAGAGAGCGTCTTTCTTGCCGTAGAATCCGACCACAACGACGTCTTCTTTCGCATGTCAGAGAATCAGTGGCAGCGACTCTTCTCTTTCCTTTTGTTTTGA
- a CDS encoding WG repeat-containing protein encodes MMRFECGYAGPWWINGYFNVSDRTVILKPISPPRPSRRFWYARDFSEGMAPVSPDFGDNWGDQWGFIDRSGSFVIPPSFDQALPFSEGLAPVAAGKRPIAKPCYHPVGTTNPQYIGSKWGFIMHNGQWAIRPSFDQAESFSEGLAAVRVGATWRPHPESGCFFLFGGKWGFINKAGALVIRPGFDVVLPFSEGVAAVRIGVKWTPDRVGNNVDGLPGGKWGFIDRKGTFLIQPQFSYAKSFKSGKAYVEIREKAFLLLQDGSLEETEKQLPIQ; translated from the coding sequence ATGATGCGCTTCGAATGCGGATATGCGGGCCCCTGGTGGATCAATGGATACTTCAACGTCTCCGATCGAACCGTGATCCTGAAACCGATTTCGCCCCCTCGGCCTTCACGAAGATTCTGGTATGCCCGTGATTTTTCAGAGGGTATGGCGCCGGTTTCTCCTGACTTCGGCGACAACTGGGGCGACCAATGGGGATTCATCGATAGATCGGGCAGCTTCGTTATTCCTCCTTCGTTCGATCAAGCCCTTCCTTTCTCTGAAGGACTGGCCCCCGTTGCCGCCGGGAAAAGACCGATTGCTAAACCATGCTACCATCCTGTGGGGACGACTAACCCACAGTATATCGGGTCCAAATGGGGATTCATTATGCACAACGGCCAATGGGCCATTCGTCCATCGTTCGATCAGGCGGAGAGTTTTTCAGAAGGCCTCGCTGCCGTTCGCGTAGGTGCCACCTGGCGGCCCCATCCGGAGTCGGGGTGCTTTTTTCTGTTTGGCGGCAAATGGGGCTTTATCAATAAAGCAGGCGCATTGGTCATCCGGCCAGGCTTTGACGTAGTTCTCCCTTTCTCTGAAGGAGTTGCAGCGGTAAGAATTGGCGTTAAATGGACTCCTGACAGAGTCGGCAATAATGTCGACGGCCTGCCCGGGGGAAAGTGGGGCTTTATTGACAGGAAAGGCACCTTTCTTATTCAGCCTCAGTTCAGTTATGCAAAGTCATTCAAATCAGGCAAGGCATACGTCGAAATTCGGGAAAAAGCATTTCTACTGTTGCAAGACGGATCGCTTGAGGAGACTGAAAAACAGTTGCCGATTCAATAA
- a CDS encoding cyclic nucleotide-binding domain-containing protein: protein MEKESGEILKNITARLYRRGEIVFKEDDASDGLVYFILAGRAAVLKRIGGKEKVIHTLQPNDIFGEVALLTSGARIATIMAESEELKVACFDGTSFLREARSNPKFARKLTVAALTVMERIEERAFQDDGHPTVAGDLLREYEQLMSPLRAGNLRIQDLLYRSTIKTLQKDSTIFREGQENDSFTYLLLMGEVVAETKRNGQNVECMKFREGEWLGETALLHKMTRRYTLRVTSQQAKILFLDRDIFFKMMELDPELLFNVFKTFILHLRYIEKGAHIPSDG from the coding sequence ATGGAAAAAGAAAGTGGAGAAATTCTAAAGAACATCACGGCCCGGCTTTACAGGCGTGGCGAGATCGTTTTTAAAGAGGACGACGCCTCAGATGGCCTTGTCTATTTCATCCTGGCCGGAAGGGCGGCCGTGCTCAAGCGCATCGGCGGTAAAGAAAAGGTCATCCATACGCTGCAACCGAACGACATCTTCGGCGAGGTGGCCCTTCTTACCAGCGGAGCCCGCATCGCCACCATCATGGCCGAATCCGAAGAACTGAAGGTTGCCTGCTTCGACGGCACCTCCTTCCTGCGTGAGGCCCGATCAAACCCGAAGTTCGCCCGTAAGCTGACCGTCGCCGCCCTGACCGTGATGGAACGCATTGAGGAGCGCGCCTTTCAGGACGACGGGCATCCGACGGTGGCCGGCGATCTGCTGCGCGAATACGAGCAGCTCATGTCTCCGCTGCGAGCCGGCAACCTGCGCATCCAGGACCTGCTGTACCGTTCCACGATCAAGACGTTGCAGAAGGATTCGACGATTTTCAGAGAAGGACAGGAAAACGACAGCTTCACCTATCTCTTGCTTATGGGCGAGGTCGTCGCCGAAACGAAGCGAAACGGACAGAACGTCGAATGCATGAAGTTCCGCGAAGGCGAATGGCTGGGTGAAACGGCGCTGCTTCATAAGATGACGCGGCGTTATACGCTTCGCGTGACGTCACAGCAGGCGAAGATTCTCTTTCTTGATCGCGACATCTTTTTCAAGATGATGGAGCTCGATCCCGAGCTTCTTTTCAACGTCTTCAAGACGTTCATCCTGCATCTGCGTTACATCGAGAAGGGAGCGCACATTCCGTCTGATGGTTAA